A part of Candidatus Ancaeobacter aquaticus genomic DNA contains:
- a CDS encoding response regulator produces the protein MKKHILVVDDEKEIRDILETFLEKHGYTVTATENGAQAVDIMESTKVDCMILDMRMPETSGQSVLKKMAQKGIAVPVIILTGSQDVSGNFLEIQEMGYEDILFKPIDLNVILELIQKKIGE, from the coding sequence ATGAAAAAACACATATTAGTTGTTGATGACGAGAAAGAAATACGAGATATCCTGGAAACGTTCTTGGAAAAACACGGCTATACTGTTACCGCAACAGAAAACGGTGCTCAAGCGGTAGATATTATGGAGAGCACGAAAGTAGATTGTATGATATTGGATATGCGTATGCCGGAAACGAGCGGGCAAAGCGTTTTAAAGAAAATGGCCCAAAAGGGTATTGCGGTACCCGTTATAATTTTAACGGGGTCGCAGGATGTTTCTGGAAATTTTCTCGAAATACAGGAAATGGGATATGAGGATATTTTGTTTAAACCAATCGATTTAAATGTGATTTTGGAACTTATACAAAAGAAAATCGGGGAGTAG